The Armatimonadota bacterium genome has a window encoding:
- a CDS encoding TadE family protein — protein MTLTAYDNRGRRGAGRGAAIVEFVIVSALLIFLLFGIMEMGFMLSNSATVTMTAHQGARAAALRGTSAAVTAAVNNAAAPLRHSTDPTYLSYVTKSRQAADAAWSDWTPGTAPPGGTDAQIQVIVTYKYDYITGSLLGSIGNLLGGGGGSTSSRTLTGTAIMRYGG, from the coding sequence ATGACACTCACGGCATACGATAACCGGGGGAGGCGAGGGGCCGGGCGCGGCGCCGCGATCGTCGAGTTCGTCATCGTGTCGGCGCTCCTGATCTTCCTGCTTTTCGGGATCATGGAGATGGGCTTCATGCTCTCGAACTCCGCAACCGTCACGATGACCGCGCACCAGGGCGCGCGCGCCGCCGCGCTTCGCGGGACGAGCGCCGCCGTGACGGCCGCCGTGAACAACGCGGCCGCCCCTTTGCGCCACTCCACGGACCCGACTTACCTGTCGTACGTCACTAAATCGCGCCAGGCGGCGGACGCGGCGTGGTCGGACTGGACGCCGGGAACGGCGCCTCCGGGAGGGACGGACGCGCAGATACAGGTCATCGTTACCTACAAGTACGACTACATCACCGGCTCCCTGCTGGGCAGCATTGGCAACCTGCTGGGCGGTGGAGGCGGCTCCACATCGAGCCGGACCCTCACGGGAACGGCGATTATGCGCTACGGCGGTTAG
- the araH gene encoding L-arabinose ABC transporter permease AraH: protein MKPIADIELPAQRRTASTAIKAVWDSAAMAIIFGLLFIISSIMVPDFLSPVNMRGLALAVVQVGVVSCTMLFCLASGDFDLSPGAVVALAGVVAAVVTNKTGNVVMGMAAGVGAGGIVGYINGFVIARLGISAMIATLATQQIARGLTFISSNGSAVGVSNDAFYKLGNTQFIGVPLPVWVMAACFLLFGFMLNRTIFGRNVLAIGGNSEAAKLAGIDVARTRVIIFTLMGIAGGFAGIILASQMTSGQPNEGMGLELRVISACVLGGVSLTGGVGTMFGVIIGVLIMGTVQNVMNLLNIQPFWQYVVSGLVLLAAVLLDRLKNRATV, encoded by the coding sequence ATGAAGCCAATTGCTGATATCGAACTTCCGGCTCAGCGCCGCACTGCGTCCACCGCTATCAAAGCAGTGTGGGACTCCGCCGCCATGGCGATCATTTTCGGTCTGTTGTTTATCATTTCCTCCATCATGGTCCCCGACTTCCTGAGCCCCGTGAACATGCGCGGGTTGGCCCTGGCCGTCGTTCAGGTGGGAGTCGTTTCCTGTACGATGCTGTTCTGCCTTGCTTCCGGGGACTTTGACCTCTCGCCAGGCGCCGTGGTTGCGCTGGCCGGCGTTGTGGCGGCCGTTGTGACCAACAAGACCGGCAACGTGGTGATGGGCATGGCGGCCGGTGTGGGCGCGGGTGGAATCGTCGGATACATCAACGGATTTGTCATCGCCCGCCTCGGAATCAGTGCCATGATCGCCACGCTGGCGACTCAGCAGATAGCCAGGGGGTTGACGTTCATCAGCTCGAACGGTTCCGCGGTCGGCGTGTCAAACGACGCATTCTACAAGCTGGGAAACACACAGTTCATCGGCGTTCCCCTCCCCGTCTGGGTCATGGCTGCCTGTTTCCTGTTGTTCGGCTTCATGCTGAACCGGACCATCTTCGGGCGCAACGTCCTGGCCATCGGCGGCAATTCCGAGGCGGCCAAACTGGCGGGCATCGATGTAGCACGGACCAGGGTGATCATCTTCACCCTGATGGGTATCGCCGGCGGTTTCGCGGGCATCATCCTGGCGTCCCAGATGACGTCCGGCCAGCCGAACGAGGGCATGGGCCTGGAGTTGCGCGTTATCTCCGCCTGCGTCCTAGGCGGTGTATCACTGACCGGCGGTGTGGGAACGATGTTCGGCGTTATCATCGGCGTGCTGATCATGGGCACCGTCCAGAACGTTATGAACCTGCTGAACATACAGCCATTCTGGCAATATGTGGTGAGCGGCCTGGTGCTGCTGGCGGCCGTGCTATTGGACCGCCTCAAGAACCGCGCCACGGTCTAG
- the araG gene encoding L-arabinose ABC transporter ATP-binding protein AraG, which yields MDYLQFDSVSKIFPGVKALDGISFSAAEGSVHALCGENGAGKSTLLKILSGVYRPDGGRVLLDGSPVSFANTSAAIAAGIAVIYQELNLVPEMSVAENLFLGHMPNTGGVVDRALLIDQAMAILNELGVEVSARTKLGSLPIAQRQMVEIAKALSRNAKVIAFDEPTSSLSSREVESLFQIIRSLKASGKVILYVSHRLDEIFEICDCVTVFRDGRLVETFPDVRQIDAGVIVNRMVGRSITDIFSYHPRELGDPALEVRGLSGPGLTAPLDFSVRKGEIVGLFGLVGAGRTEMLKLVYSATRATSGEIRVNGSPVRIRNASQAIRSGIVLCPEDRKKEGIVPVRNVMENINLSARRHFSSMGFVINEPRERKNAVVQVDSLSIRTPSLKQAINNLSGGNQQKVVLGRWLSEDIKVILMDEPTRGIDVGAKSEIYAIIQRLAEQGIGVVVVSSELPEVLGICDRIDVMRQGRIVASVPRSEGTEEGILKLALPVSTDMEVNPNS from the coding sequence ATGGACTATTTGCAATTTGACTCCGTATCCAAGATATTTCCCGGCGTGAAGGCGCTGGACGGCATTTCGTTCAGCGCAGCGGAAGGCTCGGTTCACGCACTATGCGGTGAGAACGGCGCAGGGAAGAGCACACTCCTCAAGATTCTGAGCGGCGTATACCGGCCCGATGGCGGTCGCGTCCTGCTGGACGGCAGCCCCGTATCGTTTGCCAACACCAGCGCGGCCATTGCGGCGGGGATCGCCGTCATCTATCAGGAGTTGAACCTCGTTCCGGAGATGAGCGTCGCGGAAAACCTCTTCCTCGGGCATATGCCAAACACCGGCGGTGTGGTGGACCGGGCGCTGCTGATCGACCAGGCGATGGCCATACTCAACGAACTGGGAGTGGAGGTGAGCGCCCGTACGAAGCTTGGATCGCTTCCAATCGCGCAGCGGCAAATGGTTGAGATCGCAAAGGCCCTCAGCCGGAACGCCAAGGTCATCGCGTTCGACGAGCCCACCAGCAGTCTCAGCAGCCGCGAAGTGGAGAGCCTGTTCCAGATCATACGCTCCCTCAAAGCGTCCGGGAAGGTGATCCTGTACGTAAGCCACCGTCTGGACGAGATCTTTGAGATATGCGACTGCGTAACGGTATTTCGTGATGGCCGGCTTGTGGAGACCTTCCCCGATGTGCGGCAGATCGACGCGGGCGTTATCGTGAACCGGATGGTCGGCCGTTCCATCACGGACATTTTCAGCTACCATCCGCGCGAACTGGGAGACCCCGCGCTGGAAGTGCGCGGTCTCTCCGGTCCGGGATTGACCGCGCCGCTCGACTTCTCCGTCCGCAAAGGGGAGATCGTCGGGCTCTTCGGCCTCGTGGGCGCCGGGCGCACCGAGATGCTCAAATTGGTGTACTCCGCCACGCGGGCGACGTCGGGAGAGATCAGGGTAAACGGATCGCCGGTGCGTATCCGTAATGCGTCCCAGGCGATTCGCAGCGGGATCGTGTTGTGCCCTGAAGATCGCAAGAAGGAAGGCATCGTTCCGGTGCGCAACGTGATGGAGAACATCAATCTGAGCGCGCGGCGGCACTTCTCGTCCATGGGATTCGTCATCAACGAACCGCGGGAACGCAAGAATGCCGTCGTACAGGTGGACAGCCTGAGCATCCGCACCCCGTCGCTCAAACAGGCCATTAACAACCTCTCCGGCGGAAACCAGCAGAAGGTCGTTCTCGGACGCTGGCTCAGTGAGGACATCAAGGTCATCCTGATGGACGAGCCAACTCGCGGAATTGATGTCGGCGCAAAAAGCGAGATTTATGCGATCATCCAGCGTCTCGCAGAACAGGGCATCGGAGTCGTAGTGGTGTCCAGCGAACTGCCCGAAGTCCTCGGCATCTGCGACCGCATCGACGTGATGCGACAAGGCCGAATCGTCGCCTCCGTCCCCCGGTCTGAAGGAACCGAGGAGGGCATTCTGAAACTGGCGCTGCCCGTTTCCACTGATATGGAAGTGAACCCTAACTCATGA
- a CDS encoding Tad domain-containing protein, which produces MENIRHQRRAYVLVQVVLVLVVLMAFVALSVDYGTMVIRQRRLQNVTDSAALAGGPDIGKKNAPAVQVALDYAGYNNAPTATASEANWALTVDATEDVATPFAHVLNSAWGTRPVSARSVVQASADLTGIANLLRPFALMAGQAGPSGADKYLAWNGWDANLKLVLDAQGNGYSNNYGVSTSGTTVTIEIAPLDLNGSGISAKADVTTAVNAYIAGLKGDPPAVAYKLAGNTYWLASLLFVANDKSFTWANDLAAWKAATARAICRVADGGDTDSVLERVLTKEAQLGRIFPNRNDPGWPDEQDPRLCVFVECNRLTGSGQKSFDTALQGYVGFFITGMSADKSMVTGYIVDPVMRSRVLQTGTSTVPDGTNYGIRSFYLAQ; this is translated from the coding sequence ATGGAAAACATTCGGCATCAGCGGCGCGCCTACGTTCTGGTCCAGGTGGTCCTTGTTCTGGTCGTCCTCATGGCTTTCGTCGCCCTCAGCGTGGATTACGGCACCATGGTGATCCGCCAGCGCCGCCTACAGAACGTGACCGACTCCGCGGCCCTTGCCGGCGGTCCGGATATCGGCAAGAAGAACGCCCCCGCGGTACAGGTGGCCCTGGACTACGCCGGGTACAATAATGCGCCGACGGCCACCGCCAGCGAGGCGAACTGGGCGCTTACTGTGGATGCGACCGAAGACGTCGCCACACCGTTCGCCCACGTGTTGAACTCAGCCTGGGGCACCAGGCCGGTCAGCGCAAGGTCCGTGGTGCAGGCCAGCGCCGATCTGACCGGCATCGCCAACCTGCTGCGCCCGTTTGCGCTCATGGCGGGCCAGGCGGGGCCATCCGGGGCGGACAAATATCTTGCGTGGAACGGCTGGGATGCCAACCTGAAACTCGTCCTGGATGCGCAGGGAAACGGGTATTCGAATAACTACGGCGTTTCCACCAGTGGAACGACCGTTACGATAGAGATTGCCCCGCTGGATCTGAACGGTTCAGGCATCTCCGCTAAGGCGGATGTAACCACCGCGGTAAATGCGTACATCGCCGGGCTGAAGGGGGATCCTCCCGCCGTTGCTTACAAACTCGCCGGTAATACGTACTGGCTCGCGTCGTTGCTGTTCGTGGCAAACGACAAGAGTTTTACGTGGGCGAATGACCTGGCCGCGTGGAAAGCAGCCACTGCCAGGGCTATATGTCGCGTCGCTGACGGTGGGGACACCGATTCCGTTCTTGAGCGTGTCCTAACCAAGGAGGCACAGCTCGGCCGGATTTTTCCAAATAGGAATGATCCGGGCTGGCCCGATGAGCAAGACCCCCGCCTCTGCGTCTTCGTCGAGTGCAACCGCCTCACGGGCAGCGGGCAGAAGAGCTTCGATACCGCCCTCCAGGGCTACGTAGGGTTCTTCATCACGGGGATGTCCGCGGACAAGTCGATGGTGACCGGGTATATCGTTGATCCGGTGATGCGCTCCAGGGTGCTGCAGACCGGCACCTCCACAGTGCCGGATGGGACGAATTACGGAATCCGCAGTTTCTACCTTGCGCAGTAG
- a CDS encoding STN domain-containing protein, whose protein sequence is MKRTIFSTLVMAGFAGFVLTGALAQNTPTPTPAPAPAAKPAKVVNIDFKDMAIRDALDALFRGTGLNYALTPEAAQTAPTVTINLQDVTLDAALSILTKSNGLRYRKDRDTGVYMIEPKTADAAATPVNGTPTTPDTSTTTPDTPTLQIEKIPMNYADSLDIYGTLTGQGSNRAGNMMNSGGGFGGNSGFGGSSFGNNSFGGGFGGNSGFGGGFGGNSGFGGGFGSSGFGGGFGSSGFGGGFGGNSGFGGGFGSSGFGGGYGGFGR, encoded by the coding sequence ATGAAAAGGACCATCTTCTCGACGTTGGTCATGGCCGGTTTCGCCGGCTTCGTTCTGACTGGCGCCCTGGCGCAGAATACACCTACGCCAACTCCTGCACCGGCACCCGCGGCAAAACCGGCCAAGGTTGTCAATATAGACTTCAAGGATATGGCGATCCGGGACGCGTTGGACGCGCTCTTCCGGGGGACCGGCCTCAACTACGCGCTGACACCGGAAGCTGCCCAGACAGCTCCCACCGTCACCATCAATCTACAAGATGTGACCTTGGACGCGGCGCTGAGCATCCTCACCAAGTCCAACGGCCTTCGTTATCGGAAAGACCGTGATACTGGCGTCTATATGATCGAACCGAAAACCGCGGACGCGGCGGCGACGCCGGTTAACGGTACCCCGACAACGCCGGACACTTCTACCACAACGCCAGATACCCCAACGCTGCAGATCGAAAAAATCCCGATGAACTACGCCGACTCCCTGGACATCTACGGCACGCTGACGGGCCAGGGCAGCAACCGGGCCGGCAATATGATGAACAGCGGCGGAGGCTTCGGCGGCAATAGCGGTTTCGGCGGCAGCAGCTTCGGCAACAACAGCTTCGGCGGCGGCTTCGGCGGAAACAGCGGCTTCGGCGGCGGTTTCGGCGGAAACAGCGGCTTCGGCGGCGGCTTCGGGAGCAGCGGCTTCGGCGGTGGCTTCGGGAGTAGCGGCTTCGGCGGCGGTTTCGGCGGAAACAGCGGCTTCGGCGGCGGCTTCGGGAGCAGCGGCTTCGGCGGCGGATACGGCGGATTTGGCCGCTGA
- a CDS encoding Flp family type IVb pilin, translating to MLVRLVKDEEGAALVEYMLLATLVAVACVAAVTAVGTATVTKLNEPAISAALK from the coding sequence ATGCTCGTCAGATTGGTCAAGGATGAGGAGGGCGCGGCGCTTGTCGAATACATGTTGCTGGCCACCCTTGTCGCCGTTGCCTGCGTCGCCGCCGTCACCGCAGTTGGTACTGCAACCGTTACGAAACTGAACGAACCCGCCATTTCCGCTGCCCTGAAGTGA
- a CDS encoding Flp family type IVb pilin: MKELIERLITEQDGGTLVEYVLLAALFAGACAGAIKLLEKNVNSSYDATAAGVPHG, translated from the coding sequence ATGAAGGAACTCATCGAGCGGCTGATAACGGAACAAGACGGCGGCACGCTTGTCGAGTACGTCCTCCTTGCGGCGCTCTTCGCGGGGGCGTGCGCAGGCGCGATCAAGTTACTCGAAAAGAATGTGAACTCCAGCTACGATGCGACTGCCGCCGGCGTTCCCCATGGCTGA
- a CDS encoding AAA family ATPase, with product MSNEFASPSHIWPTTEPKLERRRIVIAQHDPRARENSRHLLFEMGMEIAGLAGDGQEAAQMAGLLAPDFVLLDDTLPVLGPLETAHAIHTFAPNVACIVMSGGDNPTFLRDAMRYRVTDIIAKPLDPHELRESLARLMEIGKAEESPTVRALLDPSKLPRVICITGGKGGVGKTMVATNLALALRARKEKVLLVDLYTQFGDVAATLNMKPERILAELSSMVDDIDSSLIASYVQKHPSGLHVLFSSIDPLPLDSLTVACLDRLLGVVKSEYKYIVFDTPPYLHATTLHALALANDVLLVCNLFDYTTIADTKQLYDTLDGAYVSSDRLKILANRVAGSNKFKIEDVEHAFGHEVFAQIPNDPRVVDLLNTGYPEHMTNASTPMELAMGALCEALLDPSKAHHVPVSAPPPPADRGSSLVKGWKRLIGSGQGTADGKRPGL from the coding sequence ATGAGTAACGAATTCGCGTCACCCTCACACATCTGGCCCACCACCGAACCGAAACTGGAGCGGCGGCGCATCGTCATCGCCCAGCACGATCCGCGCGCGCGGGAGAACTCGCGCCACCTCCTGTTCGAGATGGGCATGGAAATCGCCGGGCTGGCGGGGGATGGGCAGGAGGCCGCGCAGATGGCGGGCCTTCTGGCGCCCGATTTCGTGCTGCTGGACGACACGCTGCCGGTCCTGGGCCCGCTGGAAACGGCCCACGCGATCCACACTTTCGCCCCGAACGTCGCGTGCATCGTGATGTCCGGCGGCGATAACCCCACTTTCCTGCGCGACGCCATGCGATACCGGGTGACCGACATCATCGCGAAGCCGCTGGACCCCCATGAGCTCCGGGAGTCGCTGGCCCGGCTGATGGAGATCGGAAAGGCCGAGGAATCGCCGACGGTGAGGGCGCTTCTGGACCCGTCGAAGCTGCCCCGCGTGATATGCATCACCGGCGGCAAGGGCGGCGTGGGCAAGACGATGGTGGCGACGAACCTCGCTTTGGCGCTGCGCGCCCGCAAGGAGAAGGTGCTGCTCGTCGATCTGTACACGCAGTTCGGGGACGTGGCCGCGACGCTCAACATGAAGCCGGAGCGGATCCTGGCGGAGCTGTCGTCCATGGTGGACGACATCGACTCCTCGCTGATCGCGAGTTACGTTCAGAAGCACCCCTCGGGCCTTCACGTGCTTTTCAGCTCCATCGACCCGCTGCCGCTGGACTCGCTGACGGTGGCGTGCCTCGACCGCCTTCTGGGCGTCGTCAAGAGCGAATACAAGTACATTGTGTTCGACACCCCGCCGTATCTGCACGCCACCACGCTGCACGCCCTGGCGCTGGCCAACGACGTCCTCTTGGTGTGCAACCTGTTCGACTACACGACCATCGCGGACACGAAGCAGTTGTACGACACCCTGGACGGCGCCTATGTGTCGAGCGACCGGCTGAAGATCCTGGCGAACCGCGTCGCCGGGTCGAACAAGTTCAAGATCGAGGACGTGGAGCACGCATTCGGGCACGAGGTTTTCGCCCAGATACCGAACGACCCGCGCGTGGTGGACCTCCTCAACACGGGGTACCCCGAGCACATGACGAACGCTTCCACCCCCATGGAATTGGCGATGGGCGCGCTCTGCGAAGCGCTGCTCGACCCTTCGAAGGCCCATCACGTTCCGGTGTCCGCGCCGCCGCCGCCGGCCGATCGCGGCTCCAGCCTCGTCAAAGGGTGGAAGCGGCTGATCGGGAGCGGGCAGGGGACGGCCGACGGCAAGCGTCCCGGCCTGTAG
- a CDS encoding arabinose ABC transporter substrate-binding protein, with product MTRKVLFACAAFAAFGTLLGTGCNKTKSGNGSTAASGEKIKIGFMVKQPEEPWFQNEVKFAQQAADKDGFELIAIPGTSGQNVLIGIDNLGSKGVKGLVICAPDVTMGTAILKNAAKFNMKVFAVDDQLLGADGKPLDIPYMGISAYDIGKMVGKTLADEMKKRGWTAADTAACAMTVPELETARKRIQGAEDSLKEAGFPMDRVFDKPNKTSDTSGSFAAANIVLGQHSDVKHWLVFSSNDEGVMGAVRAMENRGFTANDVVGVGIGGSTAKADFDKPKPTGLYASVLIRPRLHGYNTSDLMYQWIKNGKEPPKVTLTNGTLITRDNYKKVMAAEGLL from the coding sequence ATGACCAGGAAAGTACTCTTCGCGTGTGCGGCGTTCGCCGCGTTCGGGACGCTGCTCGGAACCGGATGCAACAAGACCAAAAGCGGAAACGGCTCAACGGCGGCCTCCGGCGAGAAGATCAAGATCGGCTTCATGGTGAAGCAGCCTGAGGAACCGTGGTTTCAGAACGAAGTGAAGTTCGCCCAGCAGGCGGCGGACAAGGACGGGTTCGAGCTCATCGCGATCCCCGGCACCAGCGGTCAGAACGTGCTGATCGGCATCGACAACCTTGGGTCAAAGGGCGTCAAGGGCCTGGTCATCTGCGCACCGGACGTCACCATGGGGACCGCCATCCTGAAGAACGCCGCCAAGTTCAATATGAAAGTCTTCGCCGTGGATGACCAGTTGCTGGGGGCCGACGGCAAGCCGCTGGATATCCCATACATGGGCATCTCCGCCTACGACATCGGGAAGATGGTGGGAAAGACTCTGGCGGACGAAATGAAGAAACGTGGCTGGACGGCCGCCGACACCGCGGCCTGTGCCATGACCGTGCCGGAACTGGAAACCGCCCGTAAGCGCATACAGGGCGCCGAAGACAGTCTCAAGGAAGCGGGCTTCCCGATGGACCGTGTGTTCGACAAGCCGAACAAGACGTCCGACACTTCCGGCTCCTTTGCCGCGGCCAATATCGTCCTGGGGCAGCACAGCGACGTGAAACACTGGCTTGTTTTCAGCAGCAATGATGAGGGCGTGATGGGCGCCGTGCGCGCGATGGAAAACCGCGGCTTCACGGCGAATGACGTGGTCGGCGTTGGAATCGGCGGCAGCACCGCGAAAGCCGACTTCGACAAGCCCAAGCCCACCGGACTCTACGCCTCGGTCCTCATCCGCCCCCGCCTCCACGGGTACAATACGAGCGACCTGATGTATCAGTGGATTAAGAATGGCAAGGAGCCCCCGAAGGTCACTCTCACCAACGGCACCCTCATCACCCGCGACAACTACAAGAAGGTGATGGCGGCCGAAGGGCTGCTGTGA
- a CDS encoding A24 family peptidase, with translation MHYTEIARAILVLALIVASATDLRWSKVFNWLTWPAIGLGILLGLLGGPASSITMLEGLVAGLAAGLIYMVFFRCGAGDAKLLMVVGSLCGPWFLLGTALYGGIAGFPLALFVMWRRGVMRYTLANFTANSVQRASGNRDVDIASNSKAGKMPYALAIALGAGATYLIYGWAGMKLG, from the coding sequence ATGCATTATACAGAAATAGCCAGAGCCATCCTTGTCCTCGCGCTGATCGTGGCCTCGGCGACGGACCTGCGCTGGAGCAAGGTGTTCAACTGGCTCACCTGGCCGGCGATCGGGTTGGGGATACTGCTGGGGCTGCTGGGCGGCCCGGCGTCCTCGATTACGATGCTGGAAGGCCTGGTTGCCGGTTTGGCGGCCGGGCTGATTTACATGGTGTTCTTCCGCTGCGGAGCGGGGGACGCGAAACTGCTGATGGTCGTCGGCTCGCTCTGCGGGCCGTGGTTTTTATTGGGCACGGCGCTGTACGGGGGGATCGCCGGTTTCCCTCTGGCTCTTTTCGTGATGTGGCGGCGCGGCGTAATGCGCTACACCCTCGCGAATTTCACGGCGAACAGCGTGCAGCGCGCTTCCGGCAACCGGGACGTGGATATCGCGTCCAATTCTAAGGCGGGCAAGATGCCGTACGCCCTGGCGATCGCGCTGGGCGCCGGCGCCACCTATCTGATTTACGGCTGGGCAGGCATGAAACTGGGATGA